The following are from one region of the Aquirufa lenticrescens genome:
- the rpoB gene encoding DNA-directed RNA polymerase subunit beta, which translates to MSNITATGRHSFAKTQSVIDYPDFLDIQIKSFQDFFQLETAAENRTDEGLFKVFAENFPIADSRENFVLSFVDYSVDPPKYSVDECIDRGLTYSVPLKAKLRLICNDTDNEDFQTIEQEVFLGNIPYMTERGSFVINGAERVIVSQLHRSPGVFFAQSKHTNGTKLYSARIIPFKGSWIEFATDVNNVMYAYIDRKKKFPVTVLLRAIGYGNDKDILDLFGLAEEMKVDKKNLKTTVGRRLAARVLKTWQEDFVDEDTGEVVSIDRNEILIERDTVITENEIETILESGSSTIILHKDDVNVSDYNIIYNTLQKDTSNSEKEAVEVIYKQLRNTDAPDEQTARDIIQNLFFSDKRYDLGEVGRYRINKKLGHDIPMDIKVLTKEDIISIVKYLIGLINSRAVVDDIDHLSNRRVRTVGEQLYAQFGVGLARMARTIKERMNVRDNEDFKPVDLINARTLSSVINSFFGTNQLSQFMDQTNPLAEITHKRRMSALGPGGLSRERAGFEVRDVHYTHYGRLCTIETPEGPNIGLISSLCVHAKVNGMGFIETPYRLIESGKVDTSTTVSYLTAEEEDGKNIVQANAQIDKTGKFLSDRVKARFEGDFPLVNPADAQYMDVAPNQIVSVAASMIPFLEHDDANRALMGSNMQRQAVPLLRPEAPIVGTGLEHRVAIDSRTLVVAEGSGVIEYVDALRIVVNYDQTEEQKLVSFHGSTKEYKLIKFRRTNQDTTINLKPIVFKGQKVVKGQALCEGYATQAGELALGRNMKVAFMPWQGYNFEDAIVMSEKVVRDDIFTSIHIEEFELEVRDTKRGEEELTSEIPNVSEETVRNLDENGVVRVGSEVKEGDILIGKITPKGESDPTPEEKLLRAIFGDKAGDVKDASKKAPPSLKGVVIDTKLFARPKKDKDQRDKSKAELKLVMKQYGKDLLEVRKIMIEKTVALLAGKTCGGIRHKFGTVIVEKGVKFTAKNIEELLFPDKNLYRDESTYAVPEEANLLSDLIVEDATADAATNATFLALIKSYHVRRNEIAGNFKRERFVLEVGDELPAGIVKLAKVYVAKKRKLKVGDKMAGRHGNKGIVARIVREEDMPFLEDGTPVDIVLNPLGVPSRMNLGQIYETVLGWAGQKLGKRYATPIFDGGTEAEVAAELTLAGLPDWGRTYLYNGLTGDKFDQPVTVGIIYMLKLGHLVDDKMHARSIGPYSLITQQPLGGKAQFGGQRFGEMEVWALEAFGAANILQEILTVKSDDVIGRAKAYEAIVKGENMPKPNIPESFNVLIHELRGLALEITLE; encoded by the coding sequence TTGAGTAACATCACTGCCACAGGAAGACACAGCTTTGCGAAAACGCAGTCTGTGATCGATTATCCAGATTTTCTGGATATCCAAATCAAATCCTTTCAGGATTTTTTCCAGCTAGAGACAGCTGCTGAGAATCGTACTGACGAAGGTTTATTTAAAGTGTTTGCTGAGAATTTTCCAATCGCGGATTCGCGGGAAAATTTCGTTTTGTCGTTCGTTGACTACTCTGTAGATCCACCGAAATATTCGGTAGATGAGTGTATCGACCGCGGTTTAACGTATTCAGTACCTTTAAAAGCGAAATTACGTTTGATCTGTAATGATACAGACAACGAAGATTTCCAAACCATCGAACAAGAAGTATTCTTAGGAAACATTCCGTACATGACAGAACGTGGATCATTCGTGATCAACGGTGCTGAGCGTGTCATCGTTTCTCAGTTGCACCGTTCGCCAGGTGTATTCTTCGCGCAATCGAAGCATACGAATGGAACTAAATTGTATTCGGCTCGTATCATTCCATTCAAGGGTTCTTGGATTGAATTTGCAACGGACGTTAACAATGTGATGTATGCCTACATCGACCGTAAAAAGAAATTCCCAGTGACTGTATTGCTTCGTGCAATTGGTTACGGAAATGACAAGGACATCCTTGATTTATTTGGCTTAGCTGAAGAAATGAAGGTGGACAAGAAAAACTTGAAAACTACGGTAGGACGTCGCTTAGCTGCGAGGGTTTTGAAAACGTGGCAAGAAGACTTCGTAGATGAAGATACAGGTGAGGTAGTTTCTATCGACCGTAACGAAATCTTGATCGAGCGTGATACCGTTATTACGGAGAACGAGATCGAGACGATTTTGGAATCAGGATCAAGCACAATCATCTTGCACAAAGACGATGTGAACGTATCTGATTACAACATCATCTACAATACTTTACAAAAAGATACTTCGAACTCGGAGAAAGAGGCGGTAGAAGTTATCTACAAGCAATTACGTAATACAGATGCTCCAGATGAGCAAACGGCACGTGATATCATCCAAAACTTGTTCTTCTCAGACAAGCGTTATGATTTAGGCGAAGTAGGTCGTTACCGTATCAATAAAAAATTAGGCCATGATATCCCAATGGATATTAAGGTATTGACAAAAGAAGATATCATCTCTATCGTGAAGTATTTGATCGGTTTGATCAACTCTCGCGCGGTTGTCGATGATATTGACCACTTGTCAAACCGTCGTGTACGTACAGTGGGTGAGCAATTATATGCTCAATTCGGTGTAGGTCTTGCACGTATGGCTCGTACGATCAAAGAACGTATGAACGTTCGTGATAACGAGGACTTTAAGCCAGTAGACTTGATTAATGCACGTACGTTATCGTCTGTGATTAACTCGTTCTTTGGAACAAATCAGCTATCTCAATTTATGGATCAAACGAATCCATTAGCTGAGATCACGCACAAGCGTCGTATGTCTGCCCTAGGGCCAGGCGGTCTTTCTCGTGAAAGAGCTGGTTTCGAGGTTCGTGACGTTCACTACACGCACTACGGTCGTCTTTGTACGATTGAAACGCCAGAGGGACCAAACATCGGTTTGATTTCTTCTCTTTGCGTTCACGCGAAAGTAAACGGAATGGGCTTCATCGAAACTCCTTACCGTCTAATCGAATCAGGAAAAGTAGATACGTCTACGACTGTTTCGTATTTAACGGCTGAAGAAGAAGATGGCAAGAACATCGTTCAAGCGAATGCACAGATTGACAAAACGGGTAAATTCTTATCTGACCGTGTGAAAGCACGTTTCGAAGGTGACTTCCCGTTAGTCAATCCAGCGGATGCACAATACATGGACGTAGCGCCTAACCAAATTGTTTCGGTTGCGGCTTCTATGATTCCTTTCTTAGAACATGATGATGCGAACCGTGCCTTGATGGGATCGAACATGCAGCGCCAAGCGGTGCCATTGTTACGCCCAGAAGCACCTATCGTAGGTACAGGTTTAGAACACCGCGTGGCGATTGACTCCCGTACTTTAGTAGTTGCTGAAGGAAGTGGTGTGATCGAATACGTAGATGCTTTACGCATTGTAGTAAACTACGATCAAACGGAGGAGCAAAAATTAGTAAGCTTCCACGGTTCTACAAAAGAATACAAATTAATCAAGTTCCGTAGAACGAACCAGGATACAACGATCAACTTGAAACCAATTGTCTTCAAAGGACAAAAAGTGGTGAAGGGTCAAGCGCTTTGCGAAGGTTATGCAACTCAAGCAGGTGAGCTAGCTTTAGGTCGTAACATGAAAGTGGCGTTCATGCCATGGCAAGGTTACAACTTTGAGGATGCGATCGTAATGTCTGAAAAAGTGGTTCGTGACGATATCTTTACTTCGATCCACATTGAGGAATTCGAATTAGAGGTACGTGATACGAAACGTGGTGAGGAGGAATTAACTTCTGAAATCCCGAACGTTTCTGAGGAAACAGTTCGTAACCTAGATGAGAACGGTGTTGTTCGCGTAGGTTCTGAGGTGAAAGAAGGAGATATCTTAATTGGTAAGATTACACCAAAAGGAGAGTCTGATCCAACTCCAGAAGAGAAATTATTACGTGCCATCTTTGGTGACAAAGCTGGTGATGTGAAAGATGCTTCGAAGAAAGCGCCACCATCATTAAAAGGGGTGGTTATCGACACGAAATTGTTTGCTCGTCCTAAAAAGGATAAGGATCAACGCGATAAGTCGAAGGCTGAATTGAAGTTGGTTATGAAGCAATACGGTAAAGACCTATTAGAGGTTCGTAAGATCATGATCGAAAAGACCGTTGCTTTATTGGCTGGAAAAACATGTGGTGGAATCCGTCACAAGTTTGGCACAGTGATCGTAGAGAAAGGGGTTAAATTCACAGCGAAGAATATCGAAGAATTATTATTCCCAGATAAAAACTTATACCGCGATGAGTCAACATATGCCGTTCCTGAAGAAGCGAATTTACTTTCAGATTTGATCGTAGAAGATGCTACTGCGGATGCAGCGACTAACGCGACTTTCTTAGCCTTAATTAAGAGCTACCACGTTCGTCGTAACGAAATCGCTGGTAACTTCAAGCGTGAGCGTTTCGTGTTAGAAGTAGGTGATGAATTACCTGCTGGTATCGTGAAATTAGCGAAGGTGTATGTAGCTAAGAAACGTAAGTTAAAAGTGGGTGATAAGATGGCGGGTCGTCACGGTAATAAGGGTATTGTTGCTCGTATCGTACGTGAAGAAGATATGCCATTCTTAGAAGATGGAACACCAGTAGATATCGTATTGAATCCACTAGGGGTACCATCTCGTATGAACTTAGGACAAATTTACGAGACCGTATTAGGTTGGGCTGGACAAAAACTAGGTAAGCGTTATGCAACGCCTATTTTCGACGGTGGAACTGAAGCAGAGGTAGCCGCTGAATTAACGTTAGCCGGTTTACCAGACTGGGGTCGTACGTATTTATACAATGGTTTAACGGGTGATAAATTTGATCAACCGGTGACTGTAGGTATCATCTATATGTTGAAACTGGGTCACTTAGTGGATGATAAGATGCACGCACGTTCGATCGGACCTTACTCATTAATTACACAACAACCATTGGGTGGTAAAGCTCAGTTTGGTGGTCAGCGTTTTGGTGAGATGGAGGTTTGGGCATTAGAGGCCTTCGGTGCAGCGAATATCTTGCAAGAGATCTTAACTGTGAAGTCTGATGATGTCATCGGCCGCGCAAAAGCTTACGAAGCTATTGTAAAAGGAGAGAACATGCCTAAGCCTAACATTCCAGAATCATTCAACGTATTGATTCACGAATTGAGAGGTTTAGCCCTTGAAATCACCCTTGAGTAA
- a CDS encoding helix-hairpin-helix domain-containing protein: protein MKTKLMYYLRFVLAYTHDEIKGIIALFGMAGIYVLYYIGNEYYKKEQEKLEFNPVVWEANYKEIKPKSGGRESGSYKSEVRRKGWVDYGSYKSGGKESGVRRRQQAIDINTADSTAWVALNGIGPGFAKRIISYREKLGGFYQVDQLKEVYGLDSIWVKENKALLKVGAGVYRFLKINQVEWKDFRHPYLPYGQSKVVLAYRKQHGPLKDFETLQQIQLLDQVAWRRLKPYLSFVVLDNK from the coding sequence ATGAAAACAAAACTAATGTACTACCTCCGCTTCGTCCTCGCCTACACTCACGACGAGATTAAAGGGATTATTGCACTCTTCGGAATGGCGGGAATTTATGTGCTCTATTATATAGGGAATGAATACTATAAGAAGGAGCAGGAAAAATTAGAATTTAATCCGGTGGTTTGGGAGGCGAACTATAAGGAGATTAAGCCGAAGTCTGGAGGGAGGGAGTCTGGAAGCTATAAGTCCGAAGTCCGAAGGAAAGGTTGGGTAGACTATGGGAGCTATAAGTCCGGAGGAAAAGAGTCCGGAGTCCGGAGAAGGCAGCAAGCCATCGATATCAATACCGCGGATTCAACAGCTTGGGTGGCGCTGAATGGAATCGGGCCGGGGTTTGCGAAGAGAATCATTTCCTATAGAGAGAAGTTGGGTGGGTTTTACCAGGTAGATCAATTGAAGGAGGTGTATGGTTTGGACTCGATTTGGGTAAAAGAAAATAAGGCTTTGTTAAAGGTAGGGGCGGGGGTGTATCGGTTTCTGAAGATTAATCAGGTAGAATGGAAAGATTTCAGGCATCCGTATTTGCCTTATGGGCAGTCGAAGGTGGTTTTGGCCTACAGAAAACAACATGGTCCGCTGAAAGATTTTGAAACCTTGCAGCAAATTCAATTGCTAGATCAGGTGGCGTGGAGGCGGTTGAAACCTTACCTGAGCTTTGTGGTTCTTGATAATAAGTAG
- the pruA gene encoding L-glutamate gamma-semialdehyde dehydrogenase, with protein MSSGVFQVPTPVNEPILQYGANSAERSTLKQALSDLRNQQIDVQMRIAGRSVKGAKKVAMTCPHDHQHVLGHYYEGGKAEVAQAIDAALAARSAWASMPWEDRAAIFLKAADLSATKYRMQLNARTMLGQSKNAYQAEIDAACEWIDFLRFNVHYAQQIYSEQPISSPGVWNRLEYRPLEGFVYALTPFNFTAIAGNLPAAPALMGNTVVWKPSPTQVYSAGLLMEILEEAGLPAGVINLVLADGPEAGEVVFSHRDFAGIHFTGSTGVFQTIWKNIGQNIANYKSYPRIVGETGGKDFVVAHSSADAKALTTGLIRGAFEYQGQKCSAASRAYVPASLWPAVEAQLKADLAAIKMGGTEDFENFVNAVIDAKAFAKITSYISEAKKSPEVTVISGGNFDDSKGYFVEPTVLLTTNPTYRTMVEEIFGPVLTIYVYNDADWKETLALVDYTSAYALTGAIFAQDKYAMLEAMKVLENAAGNLYLNDKCTGAVVGQQPFGGARASGTNDKAGSYLNLLRWVSPRTVKEVFVSPTDFRYPFLEK; from the coding sequence ATGTCCTCAGGAGTTTTTCAAGTGCCTACACCTGTGAATGAGCCTATTTTGCAATATGGCGCAAATTCAGCGGAGAGATCTACATTAAAGCAAGCCCTTTCGGATTTGCGTAATCAACAAATTGACGTGCAGATGCGCATCGCAGGTCGTTCTGTGAAGGGTGCCAAAAAAGTCGCGATGACTTGTCCTCACGATCACCAACACGTGTTAGGTCACTATTATGAAGGAGGAAAAGCGGAAGTGGCGCAGGCGATTGACGCGGCTCTAGCAGCTAGATCCGCTTGGGCATCGATGCCTTGGGAGGATCGCGCGGCGATCTTTTTGAAAGCAGCAGATCTTTCAGCTACTAAATACCGAATGCAATTAAATGCGCGCACGATGTTAGGTCAATCGAAGAATGCCTACCAGGCGGAAATCGATGCGGCGTGTGAGTGGATTGATTTCTTACGTTTTAACGTGCATTACGCACAACAGATTTATAGCGAACAACCGATTTCGTCGCCTGGCGTTTGGAATCGTTTGGAATACCGTCCTTTAGAGGGCTTCGTTTACGCATTGACTCCTTTTAATTTCACGGCAATCGCGGGTAATTTACCGGCGGCACCTGCCTTGATGGGAAATACGGTCGTTTGGAAGCCATCGCCTACGCAGGTTTATTCGGCGGGATTATTGATGGAGATTCTAGAGGAGGCAGGTTTGCCGGCCGGCGTGATCAACTTAGTATTAGCGGATGGCCCGGAAGCAGGGGAGGTTGTTTTCTCTCACCGCGACTTTGCGGGGATTCATTTTACAGGATCGACGGGCGTGTTCCAGACGATTTGGAAGAATATAGGCCAAAACATCGCCAACTACAAGTCTTATCCACGTATTGTGGGTGAAACCGGCGGAAAGGACTTCGTGGTAGCTCACTCTTCTGCAGACGCTAAAGCGTTAACCACCGGATTAATCCGTGGCGCCTTCGAATACCAAGGCCAAAAATGCTCCGCAGCCTCTCGCGCCTACGTTCCCGCTTCCTTATGGCCAGCGGTAGAAGCGCAATTGAAGGCAGATTTAGCCGCCATCAAAATGGGTGGTACAGAAGATTTCGAAAACTTCGTGAACGCGGTCATCGACGCTAAAGCTTTCGCAAAAATTACTTCCTATATAAGTGAAGCGAAAAAGTCCCCAGAAGTAACAGTCATTTCAGGCGGAAACTTCGACGATTCGAAAGGCTATTTTGTAGAACCTACAGTCCTATTAACAACGAATCCAACCTACCGCACGATGGTTGAGGAAATCTTTGGCCCGGTATTAACCATCTATGTATATAATGACGCAGATTGGAAAGAGACATTAGCCTTAGTAGACTACACGTCAGCGTATGCCTTAACAGGTGCGATTTTCGCGCAAGACAAATATGCGATGCTGGAAGCGATGAAAGTGTTAGAAAACGCGGCTGGTAACCTATACTTGAATGACAAGTGCACGGGTGCCGTGGTGGGCCAGCAGCCTTTTGGCGGTGCGCGCGCCTCTGGAACGAATGACAAAGCGGGTTCTTATTTGAATTTATTGCGTTGGGTTTCCCCACGTACCGTGAAAGAAGTCTTCGTTTCACCTACGGATTTCCGTTACCCATTCTTAGAAAAGTAA
- a CDS encoding Fur family transcriptional regulator, protein MSSSYSLSDFDLRSTPCRVDVLTTFQAVEFALSQGDIEQKLSDQYDRVTVYRTLKTFLTQGLLHKVLDDNGGVKYALCKELCHQGDHNHQHDHVHFKCNQCGQTTCLETVHIPTIQLPAGFTKQESNLLIQGVCSLCRV, encoded by the coding sequence ATGAGTTCTTCCTATTCACTTTCGGATTTTGACCTTAGATCAACTCCCTGCCGAGTTGATGTTTTAACTACCTTTCAAGCGGTAGAATTCGCGCTAAGCCAGGGTGATATCGAACAAAAATTGAGTGATCAATACGATCGCGTAACAGTATACCGCACCTTAAAGACCTTTTTAACCCAAGGCTTACTCCATAAAGTACTAGACGACAATGGTGGCGTGAAATACGCTCTATGCAAAGAACTCTGCCACCAAGGAGATCATAACCACCAACACGACCACGTACATTTCAAGTGCAATCAATGTGGCCAAACCACCTGTCTAGAAACAGTTCATATTCCCACCATTCAATTACCTGCAGGCTTCACGAAGCAAGAGAGCAATTTGTTGATTCAGGGGGTATGCTCTCTTTGTAGAGTATAG
- a CDS encoding ABC transporter ATP-binding protein — translation MAKKQHGDIGGGVDPKDAVKVSKQGLSKAVKIFRFVIPYKWTFIVGMAFLLLSNLTTLSFPLLIGEMTKVIEGKSTYKINDVTLFFFAVLIVQAILSFFRIYTFAQVSEKAMRDVRQTLYAKIITLPIFHFEKRRVGELMSRITSDITQLQDVLSITLAEFFRQVFTLVGGVALITYISWKLTLFMLATFPVLVISAIVFGKFIRKISKKAQDELANTNIIVEETLTSIQAVKAFTNEKYEVDRYTTSLNKVLGEALKAATLRGGFVSFVIFALFGGIVGVVWYGAALVAQGDLILADLLTFIFYTAFIGGSVGGLGDIYAQLQKTIGASDRILEILGDPSEIDLTRDSSASAVSFGQIKVQDLEFSYPSRPSVQIIKGINFTIEPGQKVAIVGTSGTGKSTLAQLFMRFYEPNAGSISLGDRTIADIDITEWRKMVALVPQEVLLFGGTIRENIAYGKPGATQAEIESAAELAYAKEFVESFPEKWDTMVGERGVKLSGGQRQRIAIARAILKNPKFLLLDEATSALDSESEKWVQSALEELMKNRTSLIIAHRLSTIRSADLIIVMEEGRIVESGSHEELMKKKSGIYQNMVKLQTEHLG, via the coding sequence ATGGCAAAAAAACAACACGGTGATATAGGCGGAGGAGTAGATCCAAAAGATGCCGTTAAAGTCAGCAAACAAGGTCTTTCTAAGGCCGTGAAAATCTTCCGATTCGTCATACCTTACAAATGGACGTTCATCGTGGGGATGGCTTTCTTGTTGTTATCTAACCTAACGACCCTCAGTTTCCCCCTTTTAATTGGGGAAATGACCAAAGTAATCGAAGGCAAATCAACTTATAAGATCAACGATGTAACCCTGTTTTTCTTTGCAGTCCTAATTGTTCAAGCCATCCTTTCCTTCTTCCGCATATACACGTTTGCGCAAGTCTCAGAGAAAGCGATGCGCGATGTTCGTCAGACATTATACGCTAAAATTATCACCCTGCCCATTTTCCACTTTGAGAAAAGACGCGTTGGGGAATTGATGAGTCGCATTACTTCCGATATCACCCAACTACAAGATGTGTTATCCATTACCTTGGCAGAGTTCTTTCGCCAGGTTTTTACCCTCGTAGGCGGCGTTGCGCTCATTACGTACATCTCCTGGAAGCTAACCTTATTTATGTTAGCTACTTTCCCGGTACTAGTGATTTCAGCTATCGTTTTCGGTAAATTCATTCGGAAGATCTCCAAAAAAGCACAAGACGAACTAGCCAATACGAACATCATCGTAGAGGAAACGTTAACGTCCATTCAAGCTGTTAAAGCATTTACAAATGAGAAATACGAAGTCGATCGTTATACTACATCTTTGAATAAGGTGTTAGGCGAGGCATTGAAAGCAGCCACCCTGCGGGGCGGATTTGTTAGTTTTGTGATCTTCGCTTTATTTGGTGGAATCGTGGGAGTTGTTTGGTACGGTGCCGCTTTAGTGGCCCAAGGGGATTTAATTCTGGCTGATCTTTTGACTTTCATTTTCTACACAGCCTTTATCGGAGGTTCCGTAGGAGGTTTAGGAGATATCTACGCCCAATTACAAAAGACCATTGGTGCCTCAGATCGTATCCTAGAAATCTTAGGAGATCCATCGGAGATTGATTTAACACGTGATTCTTCCGCTTCTGCGGTTTCATTCGGGCAAATCAAGGTACAAGACCTCGAGTTCTCGTACCCTTCTCGTCCTTCCGTTCAAATCATCAAAGGCATTAACTTTACCATTGAACCTGGTCAAAAGGTAGCCATCGTAGGAACTTCTGGAACCGGTAAATCAACCCTAGCGCAATTATTTATGCGTTTTTACGAGCCTAACGCCGGATCCATTTCACTAGGTGATCGTACTATTGCAGATATCGACATTACCGAATGGCGCAAAATGGTGGCTCTAGTACCTCAAGAAGTATTACTTTTCGGAGGAACCATCCGCGAGAACATCGCCTATGGAAAACCAGGGGCAACGCAAGCAGAGATCGAGTCCGCTGCTGAACTAGCCTATGCCAAAGAATTCGTCGAATCATTCCCAGAGAAATGGGATACCATGGTAGGTGAAAGAGGTGTGAAATTATCAGGGGGTCAAAGACAGCGCATCGCTATCGCCCGCGCCATCCTCAAAAACCCTAAGTTCTTATTATTGGACGAAGCCACGAGTGCACTAGATTCTGAATCTGAAAAATGGGTACAATCTGCTCTAGAGGAACTCATGAAAAACAGGACGAGTTTGATCATCGCACACCGTCTATCCACTATTCGCTCTGCCGATTTAATCATTGTCATGGAAGAAGGAAGAATCGTAGAATCCGGTTCTCACGAAGAATTGATGAAGAAAAAATCAGGGATTTACCAAAATATGGTCAAATTGCAAACGGAACATTTGGGCTAA
- a CDS encoding gliding motility protein GldB-related protein yields MKFIYAVFFGLLLWSCSSEKEALAIQWDFQRVERVMAAAKSDAEMSAVLTKYPEIRVGYFGATTENAPFLAQDLYRLYANPALRKFYDQSQEPSFFGGDSLEIELKAAFTKIQQEFPGVKTPKIRTVFSGFGGVGGGEYTAQNLVISDSLIIIGLDFFMGSRGLYKAPNVYEYQMRRLEPKAMVAQVILQYSAFLIKQTENDASLLSDMIWYGKGYVFTKTILPSVPDSLLFGYTNQEIAETNAFQKEVWEHFIDRKLLFSNDKNVKAKYLDDRPKTTEVGPACPGSIGRWLGWRIVDSYWKQKPKLSLAKIMTDPEANRLFLDSGYRGEADKK; encoded by the coding sequence ATGAAGTTTATTTACGCGGTTTTCTTCGGTTTGCTCCTTTGGTCATGTTCTTCAGAAAAGGAAGCGCTGGCCATTCAGTGGGATTTTCAAAGAGTGGAACGCGTAATGGCCGCAGCTAAATCAGATGCGGAAATGAGCGCGGTGTTAACTAAATACCCGGAGATCAGAGTGGGGTATTTTGGCGCTACAACCGAAAATGCACCCTTTCTAGCTCAAGACCTTTATCGATTATATGCTAATCCCGCATTGCGAAAATTCTACGATCAGAGTCAAGAGCCCAGCTTTTTTGGTGGCGATTCTCTCGAAATAGAACTCAAAGCCGCCTTTACCAAAATTCAACAGGAATTCCCTGGCGTTAAAACTCCGAAGATCAGAACAGTATTCTCCGGTTTTGGTGGCGTAGGTGGCGGCGAATATACCGCACAAAACTTAGTCATTTCGGACTCCTTGATTATCATCGGACTTGACTTTTTTATGGGATCTCGCGGTCTCTATAAAGCGCCCAATGTCTATGAATACCAAATGCGCCGCTTGGAACCGAAAGCAATGGTCGCCCAAGTGATCCTCCAATATTCTGCCTTTTTGATCAAACAAACAGAGAATGATGCGAGTTTATTAAGCGATATGATTTGGTATGGCAAAGGCTACGTTTTTACGAAAACGATTTTGCCTTCCGTACCCGATAGTTTATTGTTCGGGTATACAAACCAAGAAATAGCAGAGACGAATGCCTTCCAAAAAGAAGTTTGGGAACATTTTATCGATCGCAAATTGTTATTCAGTAACGATAAAAACGTCAAGGCAAAATACCTAGATGATCGTCCCAAAACGACGGAAGTCGGTCCCGCCTGCCCAGGCAGTATCGGACGCTGGTTAGGCTGGCGCATCGTGGATTCCTATTGGAAACAAAAGCCCAAACTGAGTTTGGCAAAAATAATGACCGACCCTGAAGCCAATCGATTATTCCTCGATTCAGGCTACCGTGGCGAAGCAGATAAAAAATAA